DNA sequence from the Fundidesulfovibrio magnetotacticus genome:
GACGCGCCCCGGGCCGTGCTCGTCGGGGCTGCCGCGTCGCTTCCGGCCTCCATGGCCTTCGGGTTCAGCGAGTTCTTTCTGGCCAAGGGCAAGGCCTTCGCCATGAGCGACCGCCTCACGTCGCTTTTCCTCAATCCCGGGTGGTACGCCGAATACCTCTGCGTGGCCTTTCCCTTCCTGCTGCTCCTGGGGCGCGGACGGGCGGGCCTGCTGGCGTGGCCGCTCACGGCGGCGGGGGTGGCGGCCATGGTGCTCACCATGGCGCGCGGGGCGTGGATCGTCTTCGGCTGCCTGGCCGTGTCCCTGGCTGTGCTCGGGGCCGCGCGCTTCGACCTCTTCGCCCTGGACCGCCGCCGCATGGCCCGGGGCGCGCTGGCGGGGCTGGCCCTGGCCGGGGTGGTGGCCCTGGGCCTCTACGGGACCCTGGCCGCCACGCGGGTGTCGCTCATGAACTTCCCCCTGGCCGTGATGATCGGCGAGCGTCTGGAACGCTTTCTGGAGAGCCCCCGGCCCATGGTCTTCAAGAGCGGCGTGCTGGTGGGGGCCGAGGCCCCGACGGCGGGCATGGGCTACGAGACCTACGCCTGGCACTATCCCCACCTGATGGCCGCGCCCGAGAGCGCCCTGGCCCGGGGCGTGCCCGCCACGGCCGAGGTGTTCGAGGCCACCCACAACCTCTTCATCCAGATTTTCGCCGGGGGCGGCGTTCTGGGCCTGGCTGCGTGGCTGCTTCTGGCCTGGCGGGCCTTCCGGGTGGCCCTGGCGCGCCACGGGCTCCGGGCGGACGCCCTCTCGCTGGCGGCGGCGCTTTCTCTGACGGTGTTCCACGCTTTCGGGCTTTTCCAGGAGATGGTCTACATCCCGGCGGTGTGGCTCCTCTTTTTCGTGGTGCTGGCGGCGTGCCTGCGCATGGAGCGCGAGGTCCCGGGCTGGAGCGCGCCCTGGACGGGCCGCCTGGCGGCGCGCGGCGCGGCCCTGGCCCTGTGCGCGGCCCTTGCGCTGCAGCTGGGCAATGCGGGCTTCGCGGGCACGGCGCGCTCGCTGGGGCTGGCGTCCTACCCCGCGCCCGGCGTCCAGGACACCCAGGGCTTCTACGGGCCGGAGCTTATCGACGGCCGGGTGGCCCTGTGGAGCGCCGGGGCGGCGTCGTTCGTGCTCACGGGCCAGGGGCCCTGGACTTTCGATGCGGGGGCCTCGCGGCCGGACCTGGAAAAACCCGTGGAGGTGCGGCTCTCCTCGGGGGGCGCGGTGCT
Encoded proteins:
- a CDS encoding O-antigen ligase family protein; translation: MASTVLHLLKLAFFAANALAAALLCLEMGPAARNLTAFAPLVFALCVLRPALWTHALSGLGAVLMFFGFQSYSVHAQALAYLAGLAGLALAVSSGREPLPGERGTPPSPLNLWLAAFVGVMLCGLPLMPLGEAWAALRELGPLGLARMLGYSPAKSSFYALAGLDRLVLYALLARELARLRSCDAPRAVLVGAAASLPASMAFGFSEFFLAKGKAFAMSDRLTSLFLNPGWYAEYLCVAFPFLLLLGRGRAGLLAWPLTAAGVAAMVLTMARGAWIVFGCLAVSLAVLGAARFDLFALDRRRMARGALAGLALAGVVALGLYGTLAATRVSLMNFPLAVMIGERLERFLESPRPMVFKSGVLVGAEAPTAGMGYETYAWHYPHLMAAPESALARGVPATAEVFEATHNLFIQIFAGGGVLGLAAWLLLAWRAFRVALARHGLRADALSLAAALSLTVFHAFGLFQEMVYIPAVWLLFFVVLAACLRMEREVPGWSAPWTGRLAARGAALALCAALALQLGNAGFAGTARSLGLASYPAPGVQDTQGFYGPELIDGRVALWSAGAASFVLTGQGPWTFDAGASRPDLEKPVEVRLSSGGAVLDRALLGGKGPRRATLTIPAEAARSGQRVWLFAARPYFPLMAHGIKDHRALGVWLAGPGLGE